A portion of the Pseudoalteromonas luteoviolacea genome contains these proteins:
- the zipA gene encoding cell division protein ZipA translates to MATELRWALIVISALIIGGLLIHGLWSVRKKEDKNGRRQELSTANEDTKPKEPELSDMSFAAVEEEQHPSTVDTEQMDTQPQPAEQQNAESSTHSTQAAPEPQDFIILHIQMPEGLTMAGSKLLPSVLSLGFKYSEEGFFNRHLESSGNGPVLFRLVNMYNPGTFDIDNMEQFSTAGVSLFMTLPCEGDSMAAFNMLHGAAKKLSDEFGAQVLDSNREPLTVDTIRTYVEKVREFAA, encoded by the coding sequence ATGGCCACAGAATTAAGATGGGCATTAATCGTGATCAGTGCGTTGATCATAGGTGGACTACTGATACATGGGCTATGGTCTGTTAGAAAAAAAGAAGACAAAAATGGTCGTAGACAAGAATTATCAACTGCGAACGAGGACACTAAGCCAAAAGAGCCTGAACTAAGTGATATGAGCTTTGCTGCTGTCGAGGAAGAACAGCACCCGAGTACAGTTGACACAGAGCAAATGGATACACAGCCACAGCCTGCAGAGCAGCAAAATGCTGAGTCCTCAACCCACAGTACGCAAGCAGCACCTGAGCCGCAAGACTTTATCATTTTACACATCCAAATGCCTGAAGGGCTAACGATGGCGGGCTCCAAGTTACTACCAAGTGTATTAAGCCTTGGTTTTAAATACTCTGAAGAGGGCTTTTTTAATCGACACTTAGAGTCTTCGGGTAATGGCCCAGTATTGTTTAGATTGGTAAATATGTATAACCCTGGCACATTTGATATTGATAACATGGAACAGTTCAGCACAGCTGGAGTGAGTTTGTTTATGACTTTACCGTGTGAGGGCGACAGCATGGCTGCGTTTAATATGTTACATGGTGCAGCGAAAAAGTTATCAGATGAGTTCGGTGCGCAAGTATTAGATAGCAATCGCGAACCGTTGACAGTTGATACAATTCGCACGTATGTCGAAAAAGTACGTGAGTTTGCAGCATAA
- the cysZ gene encoding sulfate transporter CysZ, translated as MQITKGMEYFIAGFSMLGQKGLKRFVFIPLLINIVLFGGSLFFLFDWLTQGFNYLSTALPSWLSWLEWLLWPLAILIILFSYSMVFTVITNFIAAPFNGLLSEKVELHLTGQPINDDGFADIVKDVPRMLGREWTKLCYYLPRAIIFFLMLWMLPVIGQILWILFTCWMYNVQYNDYPFDNHKISFTQMKQDLKGQQGLSYGFGFAVFVLTAIPFVNLIVMPAAVCGATKLWVENYRGNYR; from the coding sequence ATGCAAATTACCAAAGGGATGGAGTACTTTATCGCTGGCTTCTCAATGCTTGGCCAAAAAGGGTTAAAACGATTCGTTTTTATTCCTCTTTTGATCAATATTGTTTTATTCGGCGGCTCACTATTTTTCTTATTCGACTGGTTAACACAAGGGTTTAACTACTTGAGTACCGCCTTGCCAAGCTGGCTCAGTTGGCTCGAATGGTTACTTTGGCCACTGGCAATTTTAATTATATTATTTAGCTACAGCATGGTCTTTACGGTGATTACTAATTTTATCGCTGCGCCCTTCAACGGATTATTGTCTGAGAAAGTAGAACTACATCTAACAGGTCAGCCTATTAATGACGATGGCTTTGCAGATATCGTCAAAGATGTGCCACGTATGTTGGGCCGAGAGTGGACTAAACTCTGTTACTACCTGCCTCGCGCGATTATTTTCTTTTTAATGTTGTGGATGCTGCCGGTCATTGGACAAATTTTATGGATCCTCTTTACCTGCTGGATGTACAACGTACAGTATAATGATTACCCCTTTGATAATCACAAGATTAGCTTCACCCAAATGAAGCAAGATCTCAAAGGCCAACAAGGGCTTTCATATGGGTTTGGGTTTGCTGTTTTTGTGCTCACAGCCATCCCATTTGTTAACTTGATTGTGATGCCAGCAGCAGTGTGCGGGGCAACCAAACTTTGGGTAGAAAATTATCGCGGTAACTACCGCTAA
- a CDS encoding chromosome segregation SMC family protein — protein sequence MRLSHIKLAGFKSFVEPTKIPFPDQMTCVVGPNGCGKSNVIDAVRWVLGESSAKNLRGDAMTDVIFNGSTNRKAISQASVELMFDNTRGTLPGSLADRNQIAIKRLVTRDGQSLYFLNGSKCRRRDITDIFLGTGLGPRSYSIIEQGMISRLIESKPHELRVFLEEAAGVSKYKERRRETQTRIKSTRDNLERLLDMRKELQSQLDRLAQQAEAARKYKELKAKERTLKGQLAVLKWQDFNDKLQQKVQQIAKLDEKLQFLEQAHGGQNDVVASFEQQVTHLTDALGALQQTLHKTHTELTRAEQQKIHLTEKRIELNEAKVKLTSEQVKAQALLTEQQASCAIHQQKSEEAAERLALAEAELEERVAVYEQTHQLNNDVDRELHELTEQGSVAKEQHAASNVTLQQAKQKLRHLEERHASLVADSETLTAQNSSELLAEEQSKQQSLVKEMAALQSQSHKLQEQRQYSETQIRVSEGAVQNAQQQLLQSTAERDTLNTLLGADDGVDLPSFLAQLKVSAGYAQIVECALLGLDVLSLRDEPNGPGLWEKSRQPHVESVAQFIVSGVFPTFLNHVKWLGTARQFVPTQHFILAIDDEGCVYGDNFTMPKPQGSASQLVNYQTLDTLNSKIPIQEKGLAEAEQHSQMLIAKHAELDESVEQNKQAVHSVAQLVAANKSRLEILELQHQGWQAQSDKLAGELTHIRQEVASAQTLVQQETELHQKAQEHLAVVQQKLVDKKLLAEANKQQAQATLIGKTQAQEQVHQAKMALQQAQSDQQISATKSLHLNDSMQQSMLALEGNAEQLMLLETPLLETQTQISTLLTTHQVQQQKLTDVEQEVTKAKQQLAEKQSSVQDAQANSLKLKEQKQQLQLQEQSLVVKAQAALEPLLELKQTLKGVLATLDEKLSVGVYQSQLTATTQKLSMLGAVNLAAIEEFDEALARKTYLDVQLDDLTAALETLENAIRKIDRETKTRFRATFDQVNRDLGELFPKVFGGGNAYLELTSDDLLESGVTIMARPPGKKNTTIHLLSGGEKALTALSLVFSIFRLNPAPFCMLDEVDAPLDDANVGRFCRLVEEMSQAVQFIYISHNKVAMEMAARLTGVTMAEPGVSRVVAVDIEQAVQMAHT from the coding sequence ATGCGTTTAAGTCACATTAAGCTCGCCGGATTTAAATCCTTTGTCGAGCCAACCAAGATCCCATTTCCTGATCAGATGACCTGTGTGGTTGGGCCAAATGGCTGTGGAAAATCTAATGTTATTGATGCGGTACGCTGGGTATTAGGTGAAAGTTCAGCTAAGAACTTGCGCGGTGATGCGATGACGGATGTAATCTTTAATGGCTCGACAAATCGTAAAGCCATTTCACAAGCTTCTGTTGAGCTGATGTTTGATAATACCCGAGGGACATTACCAGGTTCGCTTGCAGACAGAAATCAAATCGCTATTAAACGTTTAGTGACCCGAGACGGTCAATCTTTGTATTTCTTAAACGGCAGTAAGTGCCGCCGTCGCGATATTACGGATATTTTCCTCGGCACAGGCTTAGGGCCTCGTAGCTACTCGATCATAGAGCAAGGCATGATCTCGCGGCTTATCGAAAGTAAGCCTCATGAACTGAGAGTCTTTTTAGAAGAAGCGGCCGGTGTCTCTAAGTACAAAGAGCGTAGACGAGAAACGCAAACGCGAATAAAAAGCACGCGAGATAATCTTGAGCGTTTATTGGATATGCGTAAAGAACTGCAATCGCAGCTTGATAGATTGGCCCAGCAAGCGGAAGCCGCAAGAAAGTATAAGGAATTAAAAGCCAAAGAACGGACCTTAAAAGGTCAATTGGCAGTGTTAAAGTGGCAGGACTTTAACGATAAATTGCAACAAAAAGTGCAGCAAATCGCTAAATTAGATGAAAAGTTACAGTTTTTAGAGCAAGCCCATGGTGGGCAAAACGATGTGGTAGCGAGTTTTGAGCAGCAAGTTACACATTTAACGGATGCACTGGGTGCTTTGCAGCAAACGTTGCATAAAACACATACTGAGCTGACCCGTGCTGAACAGCAAAAAATTCACCTTACAGAAAAACGTATTGAGCTCAATGAAGCAAAAGTAAAATTAACGTCAGAACAAGTAAAAGCGCAGGCATTATTGACAGAGCAGCAAGCCAGTTGTGCCATACATCAACAAAAGAGTGAGGAGGCAGCTGAGCGTTTGGCGCTTGCAGAAGCTGAACTTGAAGAACGAGTGGCCGTGTATGAGCAAACGCATCAACTCAATAATGATGTTGATAGGGAATTGCATGAACTGACAGAACAAGGCTCTGTCGCAAAAGAGCAACATGCGGCCAGTAATGTGACTTTGCAACAAGCAAAACAGAAGTTGCGTCATCTCGAGGAGCGTCATGCCAGCTTAGTCGCCGATAGCGAGACACTGACAGCACAAAATAGCAGTGAGTTATTAGCTGAGGAACAGAGCAAGCAGCAGTCGCTGGTGAAAGAAATGGCTGCGCTGCAAAGCCAATCGCATAAGCTGCAGGAGCAGCGCCAATATAGTGAAACGCAAATTCGTGTAAGCGAAGGGGCTGTGCAAAACGCGCAGCAACAACTACTACAAAGTACTGCTGAACGAGACACTTTAAATACGCTTTTAGGCGCGGACGACGGTGTTGATCTCCCTTCATTTTTAGCGCAATTAAAAGTCTCAGCAGGGTATGCGCAAATTGTTGAATGCGCACTGCTTGGGCTGGATGTATTATCATTACGTGATGAACCAAATGGACCAGGACTTTGGGAAAAATCACGACAGCCTCATGTTGAAAGTGTCGCACAGTTCATCGTATCAGGGGTTTTTCCTACCTTTTTAAATCATGTAAAGTGGCTGGGGACAGCCAGACAATTTGTGCCTACGCAACATTTTATCCTCGCAATTGATGATGAAGGGTGTGTTTATGGTGATAACTTTACAATGCCCAAGCCGCAGGGCAGTGCGAGCCAGTTGGTCAACTATCAAACGTTAGATACCTTAAACTCAAAGATCCCTATACAGGAAAAAGGCTTAGCTGAAGCAGAGCAACATAGTCAAATGTTGATTGCCAAACATGCTGAATTAGATGAGAGTGTTGAGCAAAATAAGCAAGCGGTGCACAGCGTGGCACAGTTGGTGGCTGCCAATAAAAGCCGATTAGAAATTTTGGAGTTGCAGCACCAGGGTTGGCAGGCACAATCAGACAAACTTGCCGGAGAGTTAACGCATATTCGCCAAGAGGTCGCTTCGGCGCAAACATTGGTGCAGCAGGAAACTGAGTTACACCAAAAAGCACAGGAACATCTGGCCGTAGTGCAGCAAAAATTGGTTGATAAAAAACTGTTAGCTGAGGCGAATAAACAGCAAGCCCAAGCGACACTCATTGGGAAAACACAAGCCCAAGAGCAGGTGCATCAAGCAAAAATGGCCCTACAACAAGCACAAAGTGATCAACAGATCAGTGCGACAAAATCACTCCATTTAAATGATAGTATGCAGCAAAGTATGTTGGCGTTAGAAGGCAATGCTGAGCAACTGATGTTGCTTGAAACCCCCTTGTTAGAAACACAAACACAGATCTCAACATTACTGACAACGCATCAAGTGCAGCAACAGAAACTCACCGACGTGGAGCAGGAGGTTACAAAGGCAAAACAACAATTAGCTGAAAAGCAAAGTAGTGTGCAGGACGCCCAGGCGAATAGTCTTAAACTCAAAGAACAAAAACAACAGCTACAATTACAAGAGCAGAGCTTAGTTGTAAAAGCGCAAGCTGCACTGGAGCCTTTACTGGAGCTCAAGCAAACGTTGAAAGGTGTGCTGGCTACATTGGATGAAAAGTTAAGTGTTGGGGTCTATCAAAGTCAGTTAACTGCGACAACACAAAAGCTATCTATGTTAGGGGCCGTTAATTTGGCTGCCATTGAAGAGTTTGATGAAGCTCTAGCTCGAAAAACCTATCTTGATGTGCAGTTAGATGACTTAACTGCGGCATTGGAAACGCTTGAAAATGCGATCAGAAAGATTGATAGAGAAACAAAAACAAGATTCAGAGCGACCTTTGATCAGGTAAACCGTGATTTAGGAGAGCTGTTTCCAAAAGTGTTTGGTGGCGGAAATGCCTACTTAGAGCTCACCAGTGATGATTTGTTGGAAAGTGGTGTTACTATAATGGCGAGGCCGCCGGGTAAGAAAAACACGACAATTCATCTGTTAAGTGGTGGAGAAAAAGCGTTGACCGCATTATCATTGGTATTTTCTATCTTCAGATTAAATCCGGCACCGTTTTGTATGTTGGATGAAGTAGATGCGCCGCTAGACGATGCAAATGTTGGACGCTTTTGTCGTCTCGTAGAAGAAATGTCTCAGGCGGTGCAATTTATATATATTAGCCACAACAAAGTGGCGATGGAAATGGCCGCAAGGCTGACGGGGGTGACTATGGCGGAACCAGGTGTTTCACGTGTAGTTGCTGTTGATATAGAGCAAGCAGTGCAGATGGCACATACATAA
- a CDS encoding TrmH family RNA methyltransferase translates to MLSKNQQKLVRALAQKKYRKQHGLYLVQGEKNVLELLQAGVEVQQIFATPQFISAHHAALKQCPITECDEQSLSKVSTLVSNNAALAIVPIPKEKEIDKSGLILALDGVSDPGNLGTIIRLADWYGLKQVVVSEDCADHLNPKVISATMGSFVRVNVVRTDLTQFLSQYDGPIYGAYLDGQSVHKTPFSAQGVLVMGSESHGIREQAGQYVNQPITIPAYGQAESLNVAMATGIILDNFRRSI, encoded by the coding sequence ATGCTGTCTAAAAATCAACAAAAACTTGTTCGCGCTCTGGCACAAAAAAAATACCGTAAACAACATGGTTTATATCTTGTTCAAGGTGAAAAAAATGTCTTGGAATTATTGCAAGCCGGTGTTGAAGTACAGCAGATATTTGCCACGCCACAGTTTATCAGTGCGCATCATGCAGCCTTAAAGCAGTGTCCAATAACTGAGTGTGACGAGCAATCACTCAGTAAGGTGAGTACCTTAGTAAGCAATAATGCAGCGCTTGCCATCGTGCCAATCCCCAAAGAGAAAGAGATTGATAAAAGTGGTCTTATTTTAGCACTTGATGGGGTATCTGATCCGGGCAATCTTGGTACGATTATTCGTTTGGCAGATTGGTATGGACTTAAGCAAGTTGTGGTCAGTGAAGATTGTGCGGATCACTTAAATCCAAAAGTGATCAGCGCCACTATGGGCTCATTTGTTAGAGTGAATGTGGTTAGAACTGATTTAACTCAGTTTTTAAGTCAGTATGATGGGCCGATTTATGGCGCTTATCTAGATGGACAAAGCGTGCATAAAACACCATTCTCAGCTCAAGGTGTGTTGGTGATGGGCAGCGAATCACACGGGATCCGCGAGCAAGCGGGGCAGTACGTTAACCAACCTATTACGATCCCCGCGTATGGACAAGCAGAGTCACTGAATGTGGCGATGGCCACGGGTATCATACTTGATAACTTTCGCCGCTCAATTTAA
- a CDS encoding glycerophosphodiester phosphodiesterase family protein — protein MALLCSAYSHATAQLGPRPFYLVDQMAPSTLKTKLSRCMNRPVFKSDFSIGHRGAPTQFPEHTKESYLAAARMGAGILECDVTFTKDKELVCRHAQCDLHTSTDILLRPELAAKCSQPFTPADMKTGTPASAKCCTSDLTLDEFMQLKGKMDGANPNAQSPQEYVKGTANWRTDLYSASGTLMTHAQSIELFKSLRVKMTPELKAPAVDMPFNGMTQEDYAQKMINEYRSAGVSPRKVFPQSFNIEDVQYWRHQTRFGRQGVYLDGRYRDENFDPNSPQSWQPSMDEIKASGVNIVAPPLWVLLTLDETGKLVPSQYAKAANAANLDIITWTLERSGLISQNGGWYYQGINDAIKNEGDVYTVLDVLAKQVGVKGVFSDWPATTTFYANCMNLY, from the coding sequence ATGGCACTGCTGTGCAGTGCCTATTCACACGCCACTGCTCAGCTGGGTCCTCGACCTTTTTATTTAGTCGATCAAATGGCCCCTAGCACTTTAAAAACAAAACTATCACGCTGTATGAATAGGCCCGTATTTAAAAGTGATTTTTCTATTGGCCACCGTGGTGCGCCAACACAATTCCCTGAGCATACAAAAGAGTCATATCTGGCAGCTGCGCGAATGGGAGCGGGTATCCTCGAGTGTGATGTCACATTTACCAAAGATAAAGAACTCGTTTGCCGTCATGCACAGTGTGACTTACACACCAGTACCGACATTTTGCTGCGTCCAGAACTTGCCGCTAAATGTAGCCAACCTTTCACACCTGCAGACATGAAAACGGGCACACCTGCGAGCGCGAAATGCTGTACATCAGATTTAACGCTTGATGAATTCATGCAACTTAAGGGCAAAATGGATGGCGCCAACCCTAACGCACAATCGCCTCAAGAGTACGTTAAAGGAACTGCCAATTGGCGAACTGACTTATATTCTGCTTCAGGGACTTTAATGACGCACGCGCAAAGTATTGAGTTGTTTAAGTCTTTGCGTGTCAAAATGACACCAGAATTAAAAGCCCCAGCGGTCGATATGCCATTTAACGGTATGACTCAAGAAGATTATGCACAGAAGATGATCAATGAGTATCGCTCGGCAGGCGTATCTCCTCGTAAAGTGTTCCCTCAATCATTCAACATTGAAGATGTACAATATTGGCGACATCAAACTCGCTTTGGTAGACAAGGAGTGTATCTAGATGGACGCTACCGTGACGAAAATTTTGATCCCAATAGCCCTCAGAGCTGGCAGCCAAGTATGGATGAAATAAAAGCCAGTGGAGTGAATATTGTCGCACCGCCACTGTGGGTGTTATTGACCTTAGATGAAACAGGTAAGCTCGTCCCCTCACAGTATGCAAAAGCAGCTAACGCGGCAAATTTGGATATTATTACTTGGACACTTGAACGTTCAGGTTTAATTTCTCAAAACGGGGGATGGTATTACCAAGGGATCAATGACGCTATCAAAAATGAAGGCGACGTCTATACCGTATTGGATGTGCTGGCAAAACAAGTGGGCGTAAAGGGCGTCTTTAGCGACTGGCCTGCAACCACTACCTTTTATGCAAACTGCATGAACCTGTATTAA